The following proteins come from a genomic window of Thermoproteus sp.:
- the udp gene encoding uridine phosphorylase, which translates to MASSAKRPVVGGKAYHIMLEPGSVPRYVLLPGDPGRVPKIAAYWDESREIARNREFVTYVGRYKGTPIAATSTGIGSGSTAIAVEELLAVGADTFIRVGTTGALRRDIKIGDLIIAWAAVRWDGASRWYAPPEYPAAAHWAVLNALIEAAEELGVRHHVGIVASTDSFYVGQERPGHKGYMPPWAKGLVETLRALNVLSFEMETATIFTLASIYGARAGGIYAVIANRETDEFVAEAGVEDAIKVANEAVRIISEGDSK; encoded by the coding sequence ATGGCGAGTTCCGCCAAGAGGCCTGTTGTGGGCGGTAAGGCGTACCACATAATGCTCGAGCCCGGCTCGGTCCCCCGTTACGTGTTGCTTCCAGGGGACCCCGGAAGAGTCCCTAAAATAGCCGCATATTGGGACGAAAGCCGCGAGATCGCCAGGAATCGAGAGTTCGTGACGTATGTCGGCAGATATAAAGGCACGCCCATAGCGGCCACATCCACTGGGATAGGCTCCGGCTCGACTGCGATCGCCGTAGAAGAATTGCTGGCTGTAGGCGCCGACACGTTCATAAGGGTGGGCACTACTGGCGCCCTGCGTAGAGACATAAAGATAGGAGACCTCATAATAGCGTGGGCCGCCGTCAGATGGGACGGCGCAAGCCGGTGGTATGCCCCACCCGAATATCCCGCGGCGGCCCACTGGGCGGTCTTAAACGCCCTAATAGAGGCCGCGGAAGAGCTCGGCGTGAGGCACCACGTAGGCATCGTGGCGTCGACAGACTCGTTCTATGTAGGCCAAGAGAGGCCTGGACATAAAGGCTATATGCCCCCGTGGGCCAAAGGGCTTGTGGAGACCTTGAGGGCCCTAAACGTGCTCAGCTTCGAAATGGAGACAGCCACTATCTTCACTTTGGCCTCGATCTATGGGGCTAGAGCCGGCGGCATCTATGCGGTCATCGCCAATAGGGAGACCGACGAATTCGTGGCCGAGGCGGGAGTCGAAGACGCCATCAAGGTAGCCAACGAGGCCGTGAGGATAATCTCAGAGGGCGACTCGAAATGA
- the mvk gene encoding mevalonate kinase: MTRVFAPGVVKLFGEHAVVYGRPAIAAAVNRGVSVSCEKSDKTVIRTGKAYVDLEYIPGSNSASARGHETYLSYVLAALQRAESSFGKLNAVFNIQSDFPPSIGAATSASVSVALLKAYAECLGVNISREELAGLAHKVELDVQGAASPMDTAVSAIGGVVRIEPSPFRYRLLDTPLRELVLALLPRRGLTKDIVADVRALRARRRSVEAVMDAIASVVDEAEGCLISNDLTCVGELMEINNWLLGALGVVGHDVVVLLRHLRPYIYGGKISGAGRGGVVVLLPKRKEELKEALTALEVPHVEVEVDALGARAI, translated from the coding sequence GTGACTAGAGTCTTCGCTCCTGGAGTAGTTAAGCTATTCGGAGAACATGCAGTGGTTTATGGCAGGCCCGCCATAGCCGCGGCCGTCAATAGAGGCGTGTCGGTCTCCTGCGAGAAGAGCGACAAGACGGTCATTAGGACCGGCAAGGCGTATGTCGACTTGGAGTATATACCCGGCTCCAACTCCGCATCGGCTAGAGGCCACGAGACATACCTCTCGTATGTGCTCGCCGCCCTCCAGAGGGCCGAGTCCTCTTTCGGTAAGCTGAACGCAGTTTTTAACATACAAAGCGACTTCCCGCCGAGCATAGGCGCCGCGACTTCGGCCTCGGTCTCCGTAGCCTTATTGAAGGCGTATGCCGAATGTCTGGGCGTTAATATAAGCCGCGAGGAGCTCGCCGGCCTCGCCCATAAGGTGGAGCTAGACGTACAGGGCGCCGCCTCGCCTATGGACACGGCCGTGTCGGCCATAGGGGGCGTGGTGAGGATAGAGCCGAGTCCCTTCAGGTACCGCCTACTCGACACCCCGTTGAGGGAGTTAGTGCTGGCTTTACTCCCCAGACGAGGCCTCACTAAAGACATTGTGGCCGATGTGAGGGCCTTGAGGGCACGGCGCCGCTCAGTAGAGGCCGTAATGGACGCAATTGCGTCGGTGGTAGACGAGGCTGAGGGCTGTCTCATCTCGAACGACCTGACGTGTGTAGGAGAGCTCATGGAGATAAACAACTGGCTTCTCGGAGCCCTAGGCGTCGTCGGGCACGACGTGGTGGTCCTACTGAGGCACTTAAGGCCGTATATATACGGCGGAAAGATAAGCGGCGCCGGCCGAGGCGGCGTGGTGGTACTTCTACCTAAAAGGAAAGAAGAGCTAAAGGAGGCGCTGACGGCCTTGGAGGTCCCGCACGTCGAGGTCGAAGTGGACGCCTTAGGCGCAAGGGCGATATGA
- a CDS encoding 50S ribosomal protein L10, with translation MALQLGKRAYTRERPYPQKKVRIVSELEQLAKQYNYIFLFDLHNLSARILHEYRFRLRGVGVIKVAKHNLMRIALRRAYGDLPPDVDKELVGERAYIFTNENPAIFVKIVEAKAVRRKARGGDVAPYDIIAPAGPTNLSPGPILSKFGKLKIPTRVQEGKIWIAKDSPVVKAGQQITDEIADILRVLGVEPIYEKLKLLGVIWRGRRFVKIDEIVVEPKKYADMVQQAVTAARNLALNVVYPTPEVLAVVLPNAQARALALAARLGVVTRETLPILLARASAEATVLAALIAPKAPDLGLQVQQAQQTEQKVEEKKQEEKPAEEGGEKGPSEEDIASGLAALF, from the coding sequence ATGGCCTTGCAGTTAGGCAAGAGGGCATATACGCGCGAGAGGCCTTACCCCCAGAAGAAAGTAAGGATAGTCTCCGAATTGGAGCAGTTAGCAAAACAATACAATTATATATTCCTCTTCGACCTCCACAACCTCTCCGCCAGGATACTACATGAATACCGTTTTAGGCTACGAGGCGTCGGAGTGATAAAGGTCGCCAAACACAATCTAATGAGGATAGCCCTGCGGAGGGCCTACGGCGACTTGCCTCCAGATGTCGATAAGGAGCTCGTAGGCGAAAGGGCCTACATATTCACCAACGAAAATCCAGCGATATTCGTCAAGATAGTTGAGGCGAAGGCTGTCAGGAGGAAGGCGCGTGGAGGCGACGTGGCGCCCTACGACATAATAGCCCCCGCAGGCCCGACCAACCTGTCGCCGGGCCCCATATTGAGCAAGTTCGGCAAATTGAAAATACCCACTAGGGTTCAAGAGGGCAAGATATGGATAGCGAAGGACAGCCCTGTAGTGAAGGCCGGACAACAAATTACCGATGAGATCGCCGACATACTTAGGGTGTTGGGCGTCGAGCCCATATACGAGAAGTTGAAACTCCTCGGCGTGATATGGAGAGGCCGCAGGTTCGTCAAGATAGATGAAATAGTCGTAGAGCCGAAGAAATATGCCGACATGGTGCAACAAGCTGTAACGGCTGCGCGCAATTTGGCGCTCAATGTGGTCTACCCGACGCCGGAGGTGCTCGCCGTCGTGTTGCCGAACGCGCAGGCCCGCGCATTGGCTCTGGCGGCCCGTCTGGGCGTAGTCACGAGGGAGACATTGCCCATACTGCTCGCGAGGGCTTCGGCGGAGGCAACCGTGCTGGCCGCCCTCATTGCGCCTAAGGCGCCGGACCTAGGCCTACAGGTACAGCAGGCTCAACAGACGGAACAGAAAGTAGAGGAGAAGAAGCAAGAAGAGAAGCCGGCAGAGGAAGGAGGGGAGAAGGGACCGAGCGAGGAGGACATAGCGAGCGGGCTGGCCGCTCTATTTTAA
- a CDS encoding 50S ribosomal protein L1, with protein MSVAALIRQDVLVNAIREAISKGKKHKFTESVDLIVVLRDIDLNKPENRISINVPLPHPPKMNKIAAFAAGAFEVAAKNAGVDAIITRDQIEALAGKKREIRKLAKRYDYFISSPDLMPLIGRVLGFIFGPRGKMPEVVPPNVDVKSVVDRLKRSVRLRLRNEPVVKLRVGSEAQKPEEIALNIMAVLEELNSKFPLKQHVARIYIKKTMGPPVSLKDELFAAR; from the coding sequence ATGAGCGTAGCCGCCTTGATAAGACAAGACGTGTTGGTCAACGCCATAAGGGAGGCCATATCTAAGGGCAAGAAGCATAAATTTACGGAGAGCGTAGATCTAATTGTAGTCTTGAGGGATATAGACCTGAATAAGCCCGAGAACCGTATAAGTATAAATGTCCCCCTGCCCCATCCGCCCAAAATGAACAAGATAGCCGCATTTGCGGCGGGCGCATTTGAAGTCGCCGCTAAAAACGCGGGAGTTGATGCGATCATCACGAGAGACCAAATAGAGGCTCTGGCCGGCAAAAAACGCGAGATTAGGAAGTTGGCGAAGAGATACGACTACTTCATATCGTCGCCGGACTTAATGCCCCTAATAGGCCGTGTGCTCGGCTTTATATTTGGCCCTAGGGGCAAGATGCCGGAGGTAGTACCTCCGAACGTCGACGTGAAGTCCGTAGTGGATAGGCTTAAAAGGAGCGTGAGGCTCAGATTGAGGAACGAGCCTGTGGTAAAACTGAGAGTGGGCTCTGAGGCCCAGAAGCCCGAAGAAATAGCATTAAACATAATGGCTGTGTTGGAGGAGCTTAACTCTAAGTTTCCGTTGAAGCAACATGTGGCCCGTATCTACATCAAAAAGACCATGGGGCCTCCTGTATCGCTAAAAGACGAGTTGTTCGCCGCCAGATAG
- a CDS encoding 50S ribosomal protein L11, with amino-acid sequence MAKRVINVPLQGGKFAPNPQFQDAVKNAGLDPNTVAQKVQEALKKYAGFPISKVELEVEEVTKEFSVLVKLPPLGDLLLRLLGKDSGPHDAAKETIGDLPFEKIVQIAVAKYPELKSKSLKSAVKQVLSTCKAMGITVDGKPAAEVMKAVDGGTYDDIIHKAEEQLRP; translated from the coding sequence GTGGCAAAACGCGTGATAAACGTACCGCTTCAAGGCGGGAAGTTCGCCCCCAATCCGCAGTTCCAAGACGCCGTTAAGAACGCAGGGCTGGACCCCAATACCGTGGCGCAAAAGGTACAAGAGGCCTTGAAGAAATACGCCGGCTTCCCCATATCTAAAGTCGAGCTGGAGGTCGAAGAGGTCACAAAGGAGTTCTCTGTGCTCGTGAAGCTACCCCCCTTAGGGGATCTATTGTTGAGGCTTTTAGGCAAGGACTCCGGTCCCCACGACGCGGCCAAGGAGACGATAGGCGACCTGCCCTTTGAGAAGATAGTCCAGATAGCTGTGGCTAAATACCCAGAGCTTAAGTCTAAAAGCCTCAAGTCGGCCGTGAAGCAGGTGCTGAGCACCTGTAAGGCCATGGGCATCACAGTCGACGGCAAGCCTGCGGCGGAAGTCATGAAAGCTGTGGACGGCGGGACGTACGACGATATAATTCATAAAGCTGAGGAACAGTTGAGGCCATGA
- a CDS encoding transcription elongation factor Spt5 gives MSSQQCPIYSISVVGRQEYNVTMVLKLRSESGKQPVYSILVPKEPFGVIFMEAESLAVVYRVAYGVKHVKGVLKGKTNLEEIVKYIEPKKPAIDIDVNDEVEILADVLKGSRGRVVSVDREKGVVRVELLDSPFPMPLDLKASEVKVVRKAGR, from the coding sequence ATGTCGTCCCAACAGTGCCCCATATATTCCATCAGTGTTGTGGGGAGGCAGGAATATAACGTAACTATGGTCCTCAAGTTGCGTAGCGAGTCGGGGAAGCAGCCGGTCTATTCGATTCTAGTCCCTAAGGAGCCTTTTGGCGTGATATTCATGGAGGCAGAGTCGCTGGCTGTGGTCTATAGGGTGGCCTACGGCGTGAAGCATGTAAAGGGGGTCCTAAAGGGCAAGACTAACCTCGAGGAGATTGTGAAGTACATAGAGCCCAAGAAGCCCGCAATAGATATAGACGTAAACGACGAGGTGGAGATACTCGCAGATGTGTTGAAGGGCAGTAGGGGCAGGGTGGTCTCTGTGGATAGGGAGAAGGGCGTGGTTAGAGTTGAGCTTCTCGACTCGCCGTTCCCCATGCCGCTGGACTTAAAGGCCAGCGAGGTCAAGGTCGTAAGGAAGGCGGGCAGATAA
- a CDS encoding Sec translocase subunit gamma, translated as MALDEKIREFLRDVRWVISISEKPSDKEFNLVVKFLLFLAFAAGVLQFVFYIANVYMTAYLSGSSLAAYALSQTQEAVAVISSLVVIFAALIYVVIKLG; from the coding sequence GTGGCTCTCGACGAAAAAATTAGAGAGTTCCTTAGGGACGTCAGGTGGGTTATATCTATATCCGAGAAGCCGTCGGACAAGGAGTTCAACCTAGTGGTTAAGTTCTTGTTGTTCTTGGCGTTTGCGGCGGGGGTCCTCCAATTTGTATTTTACATAGCTAATGTGTACATGACGGCGTATCTGAGCGGGTCCAGCCTGGCCGCATATGCCTTGTCGCAGACGCAAGAGGCTGTGGCGGTCATCTCGAGCCTAGTTGTGATATTCGCGGCATTAATTTACGTCGTGATAAAGTTAGGATGA
- the ftsY gene encoding signal recognition particle-docking protein FtsY → MFDKLRKTFSKFVNSLTSAIKEDTLSEKEVSELIDDLYLDLVESDVAVDVVDAITSALRAKLVGLKVPRFGDRESAVKKAVVDALLSIVSDVPDVDFEAEVVKTLEETRPVVLMFLGPNGYGKTTTLAKIALLFKSKGIQSVLAAADTFRAGAREQLEEHGRRLGLRVIGGKYGSDPASVAYDAIQHARSKGIPLVLIDTAGRMHTDKNLMEELSKIQRVAEPHFSIFVFDAQLGNEALEIARYYSKYVRIDGTIATKVDSYPKGGSILTFLYVLKRPIYFLGIGQRYEDLVKFKKEEYILQLVG, encoded by the coding sequence ATGTTCGACAAACTTAGAAAGACCTTCTCTAAATTTGTAAATTCTCTGACTTCCGCTATCAAGGAAGACACGCTGAGCGAGAAGGAGGTATCGGAACTGATAGACGATTTGTACCTAGACTTAGTGGAAAGCGATGTGGCTGTAGACGTCGTCGACGCCATAACGTCGGCGCTTCGCGCCAAGCTGGTAGGCCTCAAGGTACCCAGATTCGGCGATAGAGAGTCGGCGGTCAAGAAGGCGGTGGTCGACGCCCTCCTCTCCATAGTCTCGGATGTACCCGACGTGGATTTCGAGGCGGAAGTGGTCAAGACGCTGGAGGAGACGAGGCCCGTTGTTTTGATGTTTCTAGGCCCCAACGGCTACGGCAAGACGACCACCCTTGCTAAAATAGCACTCCTCTTTAAGTCTAAGGGCATACAGAGCGTGTTAGCGGCCGCCGACACCTTCAGGGCTGGGGCGCGCGAACAACTAGAGGAACATGGAAGGAGGCTCGGCCTGAGGGTCATAGGGGGCAAATACGGCTCCGACCCCGCTTCGGTGGCTTACGACGCGATTCAACATGCCAGATCTAAGGGGATCCCCCTGGTGTTAATCGATACGGCGGGGAGGATGCACACCGACAAGAACCTAATGGAGGAGCTCTCGAAGATCCAGCGCGTAGCCGAGCCCCACTTTTCAATTTTCGTCTTTGACGCTCAGCTCGGCAACGAGGCGTTAGAGATTGCGAGATATTACAGCAAGTACGTTAGGATAGACGGCACCATTGCGACTAAAGTCGACTCGTACCCTAAGGGCGGCTCTATCCTCACCTTCCTTTACGTGCTCAAGAGGCCTATCTATTTCCTCGGAATTGGCCAGCGCTACGAAGATCTCGTCAAGTTCAAGAAGGAGGAATACATACTACAACTAGTCGGCTAG
- the pfdA gene encoding prefoldin subunit alpha gives MSARTITREDVARLVDEYQLLSELIASLQAQLSLVNDSIEELRTALDGLKSLGQEAERYVHIGAGVYLKASVDQSEVLTPLGASYYAFLDRQNAERILNERLEELNNVKNNLESNLAKLGERAAQIRDVLEQLGVIS, from the coding sequence ATGTCGGCCAGAACCATCACTAGAGAGGACGTAGCGCGGCTTGTAGACGAATATCAATTACTGTCGGAACTTATAGCGAGCCTCCAGGCCCAGCTCTCTCTCGTAAACGACTCGATAGAGGAGCTCAGGACTGCGCTCGACGGGTTGAAGTCGTTAGGCCAAGAGGCCGAGCGCTACGTCCATATAGGCGCCGGCGTCTATTTAAAGGCGTCGGTAGACCAGTCCGAGGTCTTGACGCCTCTAGGCGCCAGCTACTACGCCTTTCTGGATAGACAGAACGCCGAGCGCATCCTCAACGAGAGGCTAGAGGAGCTCAACAACGTGAAGAACAACCTAGAGTCTAATCTCGCCAAGCTCGGCGAGAGGGCGGCCCAAATACGCGACGTCTTGGAGCAACTAGGCGTTATTAGTTGA
- the rpl18a gene encoding 50S ribosomal protein L18Ae — MAEIKVYLISGRAKLQSGTMKFKLYVRAVKPRDAVEKAYELIGSRHKAKRYQIQIEKVEEAPLDKAPDNIKAFAYIDRLVTY; from the coding sequence GTGGCTGAGATAAAGGTGTACTTAATATCGGGTAGGGCTAAGCTACAGAGCGGGACCATGAAGTTCAAGCTATATGTGCGCGCCGTAAAGCCTAGAGACGCCGTGGAGAAAGCGTACGAACTTATCGGAAGCCGCCACAAGGCGAAGCGATATCAAATACAGATAGAGAAGGTCGAAGAGGCGCCTCTCGACAAGGCCCCCGACAACATAAAGGCGTTCGCATATATAGACAGACTTGTGACGTACTAA
- a CDS encoding translation initiation factor IF-6: protein MADVVPVKVFGSSSVGVYIVANNKMALVPPDVPEKIDDEVKNVLGGAVVRTTVAKSPLLGIFVVMNDNGILVPNIALEEEINILKGLGLNLGVLQTKYTAIANLIVANNKAAVVSPILEPENRKIVGDVLGVEVFVDSLAGSPLVGSIAVANSRGVLVAPDATDSDLKKLERYLGVHADVGTVNRGRSFLRGGMVANDNGALVGWETTGAEIMRILSTLFK from the coding sequence ATGGCCGACGTCGTTCCAGTTAAGGTGTTCGGCTCCTCGTCGGTGGGCGTCTACATCGTGGCCAACAACAAAATGGCCTTGGTGCCGCCGGACGTCCCCGAGAAGATAGACGATGAGGTTAAAAACGTCCTCGGCGGCGCTGTGGTCAGGACAACCGTCGCGAAGTCCCCCCTCTTGGGGATATTTGTAGTGATGAACGACAACGGCATATTGGTGCCCAACATAGCCCTTGAGGAGGAGATAAACATATTGAAGGGGCTAGGCCTCAATTTGGGCGTCCTGCAGACTAAATATACGGCCATAGCGAATCTGATAGTAGCCAACAATAAAGCCGCCGTAGTTTCGCCCATACTGGAGCCCGAGAATAGAAAAATTGTGGGGGACGTGCTGGGCGTAGAGGTCTTTGTGGACTCCCTAGCGGGGTCCCCGCTGGTGGGATCCATCGCGGTTGCGAACTCCCGCGGAGTGCTCGTAGCTCCAGACGCCACAGATAGCGACTTGAAGAAACTGGAGAGATATCTAGGCGTACATGCAGACGTCGGGACCGTGAATAGAGGCCGTTCGTTTCTGAGGGGCGGCATGGTGGCTAACGACAATGGCGCTCTGGTGGGTTGGGAGACCACCGGAGCCGAAATAATGCGCATATTGTCGACACTATTCAAGTAG
- the ndhC gene encoding NADH-quinone oxidoreductase subunit A, with protein MSDWAVLTIIFLLILGLTLLAVYAIYLIAPQAPTEAKRRRYEAGNPPQGEAKSRLAMQYFGYVLMLVTLEPLIAVPIVYFAISPSYASAIYLLVVVVLIVLAAIYAYAHSRDIKKWILD; from the coding sequence ATGAGCGATTGGGCCGTCCTCACCATAATCTTCTTGTTGATTTTAGGTCTGACCCTACTGGCCGTATACGCTATATACCTCATAGCCCCCCAAGCGCCCACTGAAGCCAAAAGGCGGAGATATGAGGCGGGCAACCCGCCCCAAGGCGAGGCGAAGTCGCGTCTGGCCATGCAGTATTTCGGCTATGTGTTGATGTTGGTGACGCTTGAGCCGTTGATCGCAGTCCCCATAGTGTATTTCGCCATAAGTCCCTCCTACGCGTCCGCCATATATCTGCTAGTTGTCGTCGTGCTGATAGTACTGGCGGCGATATACGCCTACGCGCATAGCAGAGATATAAAGAAGTGGATACTAGACTGA
- a CDS encoding EamA family transporter, with protein MDTRLNKAGAIGKILAAATLWSTIGLASVYSGDYVVLAFFRSLIASAIALFFVRSRKKSAVVSGVLLGILFTVYPLAAALVGLGPAAYLLYTAPLWTTLTSSLLGERARHRDFAAVFLILIAVALMVLGASLGALNLFGFMAGLASGVSYGSYIAVARFYSKENRDLEVSLGAMPYTLAVTTPAVMIYISIYGPGDLIKTAAFGAYLGLFCTLIPYRLFSSGVRTIGAARASVLATLEPVLATLWGYLFLGQTPSLIIALSYALITAAAVIASTG; from the coding sequence GTGGATACTAGACTGAATAAAGCCGGCGCCATAGGGAAGATACTAGCGGCTGCGACTCTTTGGTCTACTATAGGACTCGCCAGCGTCTATAGCGGAGATTATGTGGTCCTGGCATTTTTTAGATCTCTAATTGCGTCGGCCATAGCGCTCTTTTTCGTCAGATCCCGCAAAAAATCGGCAGTGGTCTCGGGGGTGCTCCTAGGCATTTTGTTTACAGTATACCCCCTAGCGGCCGCACTGGTGGGGCTGGGGCCCGCCGCATATCTGTTATATACGGCCCCCTTGTGGACGACGTTGACCTCCAGCCTCTTGGGCGAACGCGCGAGGCATAGAGACTTCGCGGCTGTCTTCCTGATATTGATCGCGGTGGCTCTAATGGTTCTAGGCGCATCTCTAGGCGCCCTCAACCTTTTCGGCTTTATGGCCGGCTTGGCCTCTGGGGTCTCATATGGATCCTACATAGCGGTGGCGAGATTTTACTCTAAGGAAAATAGAGATCTAGAGGTGTCCCTCGGGGCCATGCCCTACACGCTGGCCGTCACGACGCCCGCCGTCATGATATACATATCGATATACGGCCCCGGCGATTTGATCAAAACCGCGGCATTTGGAGCCTACCTGGGCCTTTTCTGTACTCTAATACCCTACAGGCTGTTCTCCTCCGGCGTTAGGACCATAGGAGCCGCGAGGGCATCGGTGCTGGCGACTCTAGAGCCCGTGTTGGCCACCCTATGGGGCTACTTGTTTTTAGGCCAGACGCCCAGCCTCATCATCGCCTTGTCGTACGCCTTAATTACCGCCGCCGCTGTTATCGCCTCTACTGGCTGA
- a CDS encoding CTP synthase: MPRLIIVTGGVMSSVGKGVTTASIGRILRARGLSVNAIKIDPYLNVDAGTMNPYQHGEVFVTYDGGEIDLDLGHYERFLDVELSRRNNITSGQIYLSVIEKERKGEYLGQTVQLIPHVTDEIKKRIVEAADGFDVTLVEIGGTVGDYEQLPFLEAVRQLRLELGDENTVFIHVAWVPLLPATEEFKTKPLQHSVAELRRYGIQPDAIVARSQKPLDKSSIKKISLHTNVPISAIFNSYDVDTVYRVPLVLEEQGMGEFLAKRLGLRQSQADFSQWRAFVDALVNPQHTVRVGMCGKYVELRDSYISIVEALRHAGAALRTSPKLVWINSDEIEKRPEELEKIEVDAMVVLPGFGKRGTEGMIECVRHARVNKIPFLGICFGMQLAVVEFARNVLGLKGANSTELDPETPHPVVHLAPEQAGVDKLGGTMILGNREVEIAPGTLAHRLYGSTRTIERHRHRYEVNLDYLPKMTEAGLVVSGWRTDIRRVEIIELKDHPFFIATQFHPEFKSRPTRPRPVFYGLISAALSASRGDNSGGGN, translated from the coding sequence GTGCCGAGACTCATAATTGTCACGGGGGGCGTGATGTCAAGCGTAGGCAAGGGCGTGACGACCGCCAGTATAGGCCGCATACTCCGCGCCAGAGGCCTTAGCGTTAACGCAATCAAAATAGATCCCTATCTTAACGTCGACGCCGGAACTATGAATCCCTATCAACACGGCGAGGTCTTTGTGACCTACGACGGAGGCGAGATCGATTTGGACCTAGGCCACTACGAGCGTTTCCTCGACGTGGAGCTTTCACGCCGCAACAACATCACGTCGGGGCAGATATACCTCTCGGTGATCGAGAAGGAGAGGAAGGGAGAATATCTAGGCCAGACGGTCCAGCTCATACCGCATGTAACGGACGAAATAAAGAAGAGGATTGTCGAAGCCGCCGACGGCTTTGATGTCACTCTCGTGGAGATAGGCGGCACTGTCGGCGACTACGAGCAGTTGCCGTTTCTAGAGGCCGTAAGGCAGTTGAGGCTCGAACTAGGCGACGAAAATACGGTGTTTATACACGTGGCCTGGGTCCCGCTCCTGCCAGCGACGGAGGAGTTCAAGACCAAGCCGTTGCAACACAGCGTAGCCGAGCTGAGGCGATACGGCATACAGCCGGACGCAATAGTGGCGCGGTCGCAGAAGCCGCTCGATAAGAGCTCCATAAAGAAAATATCGCTACATACCAACGTGCCCATCTCGGCGATATTCAACTCATACGACGTAGATACGGTATATAGAGTCCCCCTAGTCCTTGAAGAGCAAGGCATGGGCGAGTTTCTAGCCAAGAGGCTCGGCTTAAGGCAATCGCAGGCGGATTTCTCCCAATGGAGGGCGTTCGTAGACGCCTTGGTCAACCCACAACATACGGTAAGGGTCGGCATGTGCGGCAAGTACGTAGAGCTCAGAGATTCCTACATAAGCATAGTGGAGGCCTTGAGACACGCCGGCGCCGCGTTAAGGACGAGCCCCAAGTTGGTCTGGATAAATTCGGACGAGATAGAAAAGAGGCCTGAAGAGCTGGAGAAAATAGAGGTCGACGCCATGGTGGTCCTGCCCGGGTTCGGCAAGAGGGGGACCGAGGGCATGATAGAATGTGTGAGACACGCCCGCGTCAACAAGATACCGTTTCTCGGCATATGTTTCGGCATGCAACTGGCCGTAGTGGAGTTCGCGAGGAACGTCTTGGGCCTGAAGGGCGCCAACTCCACGGAGCTCGACCCAGAGACGCCGCATCCGGTGGTGCACCTAGCGCCGGAACAGGCCGGCGTGGACAAACTCGGCGGCACTATGATATTGGGCAATAGGGAGGTCGAAATAGCGCCGGGCACCCTGGCCCATAGGCTTTACGGCTCGACGAGAACTATAGAGCGGCATAGGCACCGCTATGAGGTCAATTTGGACTATCTGCCAAAAATGACCGAGGCGGGCCTGGTGGTGTCGGGATGGCGTACGGACATAAGGAGGGTGGAGATAATAGAGCTGAAAGACCATCCGTTCTTTATAGCTACACAGTTCCATCCTGAGTTCAAGTCGAGGCCCACGAGGCCTCGCCCTGTGTTCTACGGCTTGATCTCCGCCGCGCTGTCAGCCAGTAGAGGCGATAACAGCGGCGGCGGTAATTAA
- a CDS encoding 30S ribosomal protein S14 — protein MGKVRPPKERKFGRGALRCQRCGTREAIIRKYGLMLCRRCFREVAEELGFRRYY, from the coding sequence ATGGGCAAAGTCAGACCGCCTAAAGAGAGGAAATTCGGGAGGGGGGCTCTTAGATGTCAGAGGTGCGGCACGAGAGAGGCGATAATTCGTAAATATGGCTTGATGCTTTGTAGGAGGTGTTTCCGCGAGGTCGCCGAGGAGTTGGGGTTTAGGCGGTACTACTAA
- a CDS encoding 30S ribosomal protein S8 codes for MLDVLSNALVSIKNAEAVGKSQVTIWPVSKLVYYVLRVLQRHGYVGEIEYIDDGRGGKYIVKLLGKINDIGPIKPRYSVKWREISEWEQKFLPARQIGILVISTPQGVMSHVEAKEKRTGGVLLAYVY; via the coding sequence ATGCTCGACGTGCTCTCCAACGCGCTCGTCTCGATAAAAAACGCCGAGGCTGTGGGCAAGAGCCAAGTGACAATATGGCCGGTGAGCAAATTAGTCTATTATGTATTGAGGGTGCTTCAGAGACATGGCTATGTGGGCGAGATCGAATATATAGACGACGGGAGGGGAGGGAAGTATATAGTGAAGCTTTTAGGTAAAATAAACGACATAGGGCCGATAAAGCCGAGATATTCAGTCAAATGGAGAGAGATATCGGAGTGGGAGCAGAAATTCCTTCCGGCTAGACAGATAGGCATCTTGGTGATATCTACGCCTCAAGGCGTCATGTCGCACGTAGAAGCCAAGGAGAAGAGGACTGGAGGGGTCCTCCTCGCCTACGTCTACTGA